A DNA window from Drosophila pseudoobscura strain MV-25-SWS-2005 chromosome 2, UCI_Dpse_MV25, whole genome shotgun sequence contains the following coding sequences:
- the tal-AA gene encoding peptide tarsal-less AA: MLDPTGTYRRPRDTKDTRQKRRQDCLDPTGQY; encoded by the coding sequence ATGCTGGATCCCACAGGAACCTACCGTCGCCCACGCGACACAAAAGACACACGCCAGAAACGGCGTCAGGACTGCCTAGATCCCACCGGGCAGTACTGA